The following coding sequences lie in one Polynucleobacter asymbioticus genomic window:
- the dut gene encoding dUTP diphosphatase: MQELQVKILDERMRDQLPTYGTPGSAGLDLRACIDETIEIAPGQTVLIPTGLAIYVEDPRYAAFILPRSGLGHKHGIVLGNLVGLIDSDYQGQLMVSTWNRGSTAFKLEPMERLAQLVVMPVQQVELKVVEEFTESSRGAGGFGSTGRV, translated from the coding sequence ATGCAAGAACTTCAAGTCAAAATTCTCGATGAGCGCATGCGCGACCAATTGCCTACCTATGGCACCCCTGGTAGCGCTGGTTTAGATTTACGCGCTTGCATTGATGAGACTATTGAAATTGCTCCGGGACAAACGGTGCTGATCCCAACAGGCCTAGCAATCTATGTTGAAGATCCACGCTATGCAGCATTCATCCTCCCGCGCTCCGGCCTAGGTCATAAGCATGGCATCGTTCTTGGAAATCTAGTGGGGTTAATTGACTCTGACTATCAGGGTCAACTGATGGTGAGCACTTGGAATCGCGGCTCTACAGCATTCAAACTCGAACCGATGGAGCGTCTAGCTCAGCTAGTAGTTATGCCAGTACAACAAGTAGAACTCAAAGTGGTTGAGGAGTTCACTGAAAGTAGTCGTGGTGCCGGCGGGTTCGGAAGTACTGGTAGAGTTTGA
- the purN gene encoding phosphoribosylglycinamide formyltransferase yields MPSIVTLISGRGSNFEAIVKTAQKEQWPVTFAGVIANHSAAKGLDFARSQGIPAFAIEHKEHATRESFDAALIQKIDELGADLVVLAGFMRILTPGFIRHFEGRLINIHPALLPAFPGLHTHERALEAGVAEHGASVHFVTEGVDEGPIICQASVPVLPGDDAGSLAARVLAAEHQIYPRAVKWFLDGRLRIEGNQVQVQPPESQLIKL; encoded by the coding sequence ATGCCATCTATCGTCACCTTAATCTCAGGCCGCGGATCCAATTTCGAGGCCATCGTCAAAACAGCTCAAAAAGAGCAGTGGCCCGTCACTTTTGCAGGGGTGATCGCTAATCACTCTGCAGCTAAGGGCCTTGATTTTGCTCGCTCTCAGGGCATTCCTGCCTTTGCCATTGAGCACAAAGAGCATGCCACGCGTGAGTCCTTTGATGCTGCCCTAATCCAGAAAATCGATGAATTGGGGGCTGATTTAGTGGTTCTGGCTGGTTTTATGCGTATTTTGACCCCTGGCTTTATTCGTCATTTTGAGGGTCGCCTGATTAATATTCACCCCGCCTTACTGCCGGCCTTCCCTGGTTTACATACCCATGAGCGGGCTTTGGAGGCGGGCGTAGCTGAACATGGCGCTAGCGTGCACTTTGTGACCGAGGGTGTGGACGAAGGCCCCATCATCTGCCAAGCCTCGGTACCAGTTCTTCCAGGCGATGATGCGGGCAGTTTAGCCGCACGCGTTTTGGCTGCCGAACATCAGATTTACCCGCGGGCCGTAAAATGGTTCCTTGATGGACGATTGCGAATAGAAGGTAATCAAGTTCAGGTTCAACCACCG
- the lspA gene encoding signal peptidase II, translating into MNANLSLLRYLAIAIVTLLLDQLSKWSALSNLQLGVPEPVLPFMNWLLLFNPGAAFSFLAESSGWQRWFFTVLGLAASAYILWLLRKSLGDKMLCWALSLILGGALGNVLDRIMYGAVVDFIDLHYANWHWPAFNIADSAICIGAALIIWGELRKSFGKTSQSL; encoded by the coding sequence ATGAACGCCAACCTATCACTTCTCCGTTACTTAGCGATTGCAATCGTTACGCTTTTGCTAGACCAACTGAGTAAATGGTCTGCCCTCAGTAATCTGCAATTAGGTGTGCCAGAACCTGTTTTGCCATTTATGAACTGGTTATTGCTTTTCAATCCAGGAGCAGCGTTTTCTTTTTTGGCGGAGAGCTCAGGTTGGCAGCGCTGGTTCTTTACAGTCCTTGGCTTAGCTGCTTCTGCTTATATCCTCTGGTTGCTACGTAAGAGCCTGGGTGACAAAATGCTCTGCTGGGCTCTCAGCCTCATTCTGGGTGGCGCACTAGGTAATGTCCTAGATCGCATCATGTATGGTGCTGTGGTGGATTTCATTGACCTCCATTACGCTAACTGGCATTGGCCGGCATTCAATATTGCTGATAGCGCCATTTGTATCGGTGCAGCCCTTATTATTTGGGGCGAGTTGCGCAAGTCATTTGGCAAAACCTCCCAATCCCTTTAA
- a CDS encoding bifunctional riboflavin kinase/FAD synthetase produces the protein MNVFRGPTQFSAGPACALTIGNFDGVHRGHRALLKQLKDGAQERGLVSCVMTFEPHPKEFFSPEQAPPRILNLRDKLAAFSDIGIDRVVVEHFNSAFARLNPTEFVSEIILKQLNAKWILIGDDFCYGAKRAGDFASLKEAGEKLGFEVSSIHTVQEDGERISSSALRNALASGDMDQATKLLGRPYGISGHVIHGQKLGRTLGFPTLNLAVANHLHHRKPACSGIFTAQVLGLGDKPLPAVASLGVRPTVEDEGRVLLETHIFDYSADVYGKIITVELLEKIRDEAKYSDLDTLTKAIASDAAHARNYFQKKAYV, from the coding sequence GTGAACGTATTCCGTGGCCCCACCCAGTTTTCTGCAGGACCGGCTTGTGCCTTAACCATCGGTAATTTCGATGGCGTGCACAGGGGTCATCGCGCCCTGCTCAAACAACTCAAGGATGGCGCCCAAGAGCGTGGCTTGGTTAGCTGCGTAATGACTTTCGAACCACACCCTAAAGAATTCTTTTCCCCAGAACAAGCTCCGCCACGAATTCTGAATTTACGCGACAAGCTTGCTGCCTTTTCCGATATTGGCATCGATCGTGTAGTGGTAGAACATTTCAATTCCGCATTTGCTCGTCTCAATCCCACAGAATTTGTTTCTGAAATTATTCTTAAGCAGCTCAATGCGAAATGGATTTTGATTGGTGATGATTTTTGCTACGGAGCAAAACGCGCAGGAGATTTTGCAAGTCTCAAAGAAGCAGGTGAGAAATTGGGTTTTGAAGTGTCAAGCATTCATACCGTGCAAGAAGATGGCGAACGCATTTCCAGCTCGGCATTGCGCAATGCATTAGCTAGCGGCGATATGGATCAAGCAACAAAATTATTGGGGCGCCCTTACGGCATCTCTGGTCATGTCATCCATGGACAAAAACTGGGGCGCACCTTAGGCTTCCCCACCCTGAATCTCGCCGTTGCCAATCACTTGCATCATCGCAAGCCTGCCTGCTCTGGAATTTTTACCGCCCAAGTTTTGGGGCTTGGAGACAAGCCACTGCCTGCTGTAGCAAGTCTCGGCGTGAGGCCAACGGTAGAGGATGAAGGTCGCGTATTGCTTGAGACCCACATCTTTGATTACAGCGCCGATGTCTACGGAAAAATTATTACCGTAGAGCTCTTAGAAAAAATCCGTGATGAGGCGAAGTACTCTGACCTCGACACCCTTACCAAGGCGATTGCATCTGATGCAGCGCATGCCAGAAATTATTTCCAGAAAAAAGCTTATGTCTGA
- the ileS gene encoding isoleucine--tRNA ligase — protein MSRKKLMSEKENSYPVNLLETSFPMRGDLPKREPQWVAQWQKNKLYEKIRAAHANQPKFILHDGPPYANGDIHIGHAVNKILKDMIVKSRWLMGFDSAYVPGWDCHGMPIEIQIEKEFGKNLPTAEVQSKARAYAKVQVDKQKKDFERLGVLGDWNNPYLTMNYRNEADEIRALGKIWEKGYVFRGLKPVNWCFDCGSALAEAEVEYQDKTDPTVDVGFAFDEAQRPQLAKAFGLTEIPAKPGMIVIWTTTPWTIPSNQALNVHPELSYALVDTGDKMLILAEDRVETCLQDFGLEGKVIATCLGSQLANISFWHPLAPLHEGYKRLSPIYPAEYVTLDTGTGVVHSAPAYGEEDFKSCKANKLADKDILNPVMGNGVYASWLPLFANEYIWKANPKIVEAMREAGSLLRDKTYIHSYMHCWRHKSPIIYRATSQWFASMDKKPSDGSASLRETALAGIENTEFFPAWGKQRLNSMIANRPDWTLSRQRQWGVPMAFFVHKESGEPHPRTAELLEEIAKRVEKEGIEAWQKLEVAELLGEEAAQYEKNRDTLDVWFDSGTTHWHVIRGSHRNELYRPEADNADGRLADLYLEGSDQHRGWFHSSLLTGAMLDGKPPYKALLTHGFTVDGQGRKMSKSVGNVIAPQQVADKLGAEIIRLWVASTDYSGEMTISDEILKRVVESYRRIRNTLRFLLANLSDFDPSKHAMPASDWLEIDRYAVALANQLQQDVQAHYKAYEFQPAVARMLTFCSEDLGGFYLDILKDRLYTSAPDSKERRAAQNALFHITRNLLKWLAPFLSFTAEEAWLSFPHSADEKAKESIFMEEFGAFPEIAQATELLAKWNRVREIRSEVTKAIEIEREAGNVGSSLQAELTIKVGDVDFAILHSLEDDLRFVTITSSANIELSNAGLEVLVRGSQYKKCGRCWHHTQDVGTNAEHPELCGRCISNLFGDGESRLFA, from the coding sequence ATTTCCAGAAAAAAGCTTATGTCTGAAAAAGAAAACTCTTATCCCGTCAATCTTCTAGAGACGTCGTTCCCGATGCGGGGAGACCTACCTAAGCGAGAGCCTCAATGGGTTGCGCAATGGCAGAAAAATAAGCTCTACGAAAAGATTCGCGCAGCACATGCCAATCAACCAAAATTTATTTTGCATGATGGCCCTCCCTATGCAAACGGCGATATTCATATTGGTCATGCGGTCAATAAGATTCTGAAGGACATGATCGTCAAGTCCCGCTGGTTAATGGGCTTTGACTCTGCATACGTCCCAGGCTGGGATTGCCACGGCATGCCAATTGAGATTCAGATTGAAAAAGAATTTGGTAAAAATTTACCGACTGCTGAAGTCCAGTCAAAAGCACGTGCGTATGCCAAGGTGCAAGTAGATAAGCAGAAGAAAGACTTTGAGCGTTTGGGCGTGTTGGGTGATTGGAACAATCCTTACCTCACCATGAACTACCGTAATGAGGCAGATGAAATTCGTGCACTTGGGAAGATCTGGGAAAAAGGTTACGTCTTCCGCGGCCTCAAACCGGTGAACTGGTGTTTTGATTGCGGCTCTGCATTAGCTGAAGCCGAAGTGGAATACCAAGACAAGACTGATCCAACTGTAGATGTGGGATTTGCTTTTGATGAAGCGCAGCGTCCACAACTTGCAAAGGCATTTGGTCTGACTGAAATTCCAGCCAAGCCTGGAATGATTGTGATCTGGACAACAACTCCTTGGACTATTCCATCAAACCAAGCACTCAATGTTCATCCTGAGCTCAGCTACGCCCTCGTTGACACTGGCGACAAGATGCTCATCTTGGCAGAAGACCGTGTAGAAACCTGCCTGCAAGATTTTGGCCTTGAAGGAAAAGTGATTGCCACTTGCTTAGGTAGTCAGTTAGCCAATATCTCTTTCTGGCATCCGCTCGCTCCATTGCATGAAGGTTACAAGCGCCTCTCACCCATCTACCCAGCTGAGTACGTCACACTCGATACTGGTACTGGCGTAGTGCACTCTGCACCAGCCTATGGTGAAGAAGACTTCAAGTCTTGCAAAGCAAACAAATTGGCGGATAAAGACATTCTGAATCCAGTCATGGGTAATGGTGTGTATGCATCTTGGTTACCGCTCTTTGCCAATGAATATATTTGGAAAGCCAATCCCAAGATTGTCGAAGCGATGCGTGAAGCAGGCAGTCTCTTGCGTGACAAGACTTATATCCACTCCTACATGCACTGCTGGCGTCACAAGTCACCGATTATTTATCGTGCGACCTCACAGTGGTTTGCGAGTATGGATAAGAAACCATCCGATGGCAGCGCCAGTTTGCGCGAGACTGCACTCGCAGGGATCGAAAACACTGAGTTCTTCCCAGCGTGGGGTAAGCAGCGTCTAAACAGCATGATTGCCAACCGTCCTGACTGGACCCTGTCACGTCAACGCCAATGGGGTGTGCCCATGGCTTTCTTTGTTCACAAGGAAAGTGGTGAGCCACATCCACGTACAGCCGAGTTGCTCGAGGAAATTGCCAAGCGCGTTGAAAAAGAAGGTATTGAAGCTTGGCAAAAACTCGAAGTGGCTGAACTGCTTGGCGAAGAAGCTGCTCAATACGAAAAGAATCGCGACACCCTAGACGTTTGGTTTGACTCTGGTACCACCCATTGGCACGTCATTCGTGGCTCACACCGCAATGAACTCTATCGACCAGAAGCGGATAATGCAGACGGTCGTTTAGCTGACCTTTATTTAGAGGGCTCAGACCAACATCGTGGCTGGTTCCACTCCTCTCTTCTCACCGGCGCAATGCTTGATGGCAAGCCACCATACAAAGCACTGCTGACACACGGCTTTACCGTTGATGGCCAAGGCCGCAAGATGAGTAAGTCTGTAGGTAATGTGATCGCTCCACAACAAGTTGCCGATAAGTTGGGCGCAGAGATCATTCGCCTGTGGGTAGCGTCTACCGATTACTCCGGAGAGATGACGATCTCTGATGAAATTCTGAAACGCGTGGTAGAAAGCTATCGTCGCATTCGCAATACATTACGTTTCTTATTGGCGAATCTGTCTGACTTTGATCCAAGCAAGCATGCAATGCCCGCAAGTGACTGGCTAGAGATTGATCGCTATGCTGTTGCACTCGCCAATCAATTGCAACAAGATGTTCAAGCGCACTACAAGGCCTATGAGTTCCAACCTGCGGTAGCGCGTATGCTGACTTTCTGCTCAGAAGATTTAGGCGGCTTCTACTTAGACATTCTGAAAGACCGTCTGTATACCAGCGCACCGGATTCGAAAGAACGTCGTGCTGCGCAGAACGCCCTCTTCCACATCACCCGCAACCTACTCAAGTGGCTAGCCCCCTTCCTCTCCTTTACTGCTGAGGAAGCCTGGCTGTCATTCCCGCATAGTGCGGATGAAAAAGCTAAAGAGTCTATCTTCATGGAAGAGTTTGGGGCTTTCCCAGAAATTGCCCAAGCTACTGAACTCCTTGCTAAATGGAACCGTGTACGTGAAATTCGCTCTGAGGTAACTAAGGCGATTGAGATTGAACGTGAAGCCGGCAATGTAGGCTCATCACTGCAAGCGGAACTCACTATCAAGGTGGGTGATGTCGATTTTGCGATTTTGCATTCTCTTGAAGATGACTTACGCTTTGTGACAATTACTTCTAGCGCCAACATAGAGCTGAGCAATGCAGGTCTTGAGGTACTCGTACGCGGTAGTCAATATAAGAAATGTGGCCGCTGCTGGCATCACACCCAAGATGTAGGTACTAACGCTGAACATCCAGAGTTGTGTGGTCGTTGCATTAGTAATCTTTTTGGTGACGGCGAATCACGTTTGTTTGCATAA
- the coaBC gene encoding bifunctional phosphopantothenoylcysteine decarboxylase/phosphopantothenate--cysteine ligase CoaBC, producing MQSLLNKKIVLGISGGIAAYKSAELARQLMQEGASVQVVMTEAAQQFVTVVTMQALTGNPVYTSQWDSSIPNNMAHIELSRAADAILIAPASADLMAKLSLGLADDLLTTLCLARDCPLLLAPAMNKQMWEHAATQRSAERLVADKVTLLGPASGFQACGEVGFGRMLEPAEITEQLIAFFQKKPLAGKRVLITAGPTFEAIDPVRGITNRSSGKMGFAIARAAVEAGAEVHLIAGPCDLDTPLAATGKITRTNVISAKEMHAATMQSNDCDIFFAVAAVADWGIAKPAKEKIKRQGKEAPTLEFVANPDILADVAKTVKTKGGKAHPYCVGFAAESTDLQNHAEEKRKRKGIPMVVGNIGPDTFGSDLNQLLIVDESGSKKIAKAEKLQLARQLIQLVARKI from the coding sequence ATGCAATCACTTTTAAATAAGAAAATCGTACTCGGCATTTCTGGTGGCATTGCGGCCTATAAGTCCGCAGAGCTAGCGCGCCAATTAATGCAAGAAGGTGCTAGCGTTCAAGTGGTCATGACAGAAGCTGCTCAGCAATTTGTAACAGTGGTCACAATGCAGGCGCTGACAGGCAATCCGGTTTACACCAGCCAATGGGATAGCAGTATTCCTAACAATATGGCGCACATTGAACTCTCTAGAGCAGCTGATGCCATTCTGATTGCGCCAGCAAGCGCAGATCTGATGGCCAAACTTTCTCTAGGCTTGGCTGATGACTTACTCACTACGCTTTGCCTAGCAAGAGATTGCCCTCTATTACTTGCACCCGCTATGAATAAGCAAATGTGGGAACATGCAGCAACACAAAGAAGTGCTGAACGACTCGTTGCAGACAAAGTCACATTACTTGGGCCAGCAAGTGGCTTTCAGGCATGTGGCGAAGTAGGTTTTGGACGCATGCTCGAACCAGCTGAAATTACCGAACAACTCATTGCCTTCTTCCAGAAAAAACCATTGGCGGGTAAACGGGTGCTCATTACTGCAGGCCCTACCTTTGAAGCGATTGATCCCGTCCGCGGTATTACCAATCGCAGCTCTGGCAAGATGGGCTTTGCAATCGCTCGCGCTGCTGTTGAGGCTGGCGCAGAGGTTCACCTCATAGCCGGCCCTTGCGATTTAGATACTCCTTTAGCAGCCACTGGAAAAATTACCCGTACCAATGTCATCAGCGCTAAAGAGATGCATGCAGCTACCATGCAATCAAATGATTGCGATATTTTCTTTGCTGTAGCGGCAGTTGCAGACTGGGGTATTGCCAAGCCAGCCAAAGAAAAGATCAAGCGCCAAGGAAAAGAGGCCCCAACTCTCGAGTTCGTAGCTAACCCTGACATCCTTGCCGATGTGGCAAAGACAGTGAAAACCAAAGGCGGCAAGGCGCATCCCTACTGCGTAGGCTTTGCAGCAGAGTCTACCGATCTCCAAAATCATGCTGAAGAGAAGCGTAAGCGCAAAGGCATTCCAATGGTCGTTGGCAATATTGGCCCAGATACCTTTGGCAGCGATCTCAACCAATTACTTATCGTTGATGAGAGCGGTAGCAAGAAAATTGCAAAGGCTGAAAAACTTCAGCTTGCACGTCAGCTCATTCAACTAGTCGCCAGGAAAATTTAA